From a region of the Halomonas sp. HL-93 genome:
- the rhlB gene encoding ATP-dependent RNA helicase RhlB, with translation MSESEQTTASAQNRKPKRRRRKPRRRQSNWDLRQFQVPAVAGKWRFHDFDLPLPLMRAIHAQGFEYCTPIQAEALRHTLLGGDIVGKAQTGTGKTAAFLISALAYFLEEPTPDGQKPGAPRALIIAPTRELALQIEKDAKALARFTKLNVASVVGGMDYQKQRDSLGKKIDLLVATPGRLLDFHQKRDIDLSEVEVLVLDEADRMLSMGFIPDVKRIIRYTPKKEERQTFLFSATFTEDILNLASQWTMDPAHVEIEVTVENQADIDQRVYMVSDDDKQRLLVKLLEQESFERVMVFGNRRDLVRKLDDLLKKAGVSAAMLSGDVPQNQRIKTLESFREGDIQVLVATDVAGRGIHIEDVSHVINYTLPEDPEDYVHRIGRTGRAGAKGVSISFVGEEDAFSLPEIERYINDKLPCEHPPEGML, from the coding sequence ATGAGCGAGTCGGAACAGACCACAGCATCGGCCCAGAACCGTAAGCCAAAACGTCGTCGTCGGAAACCGCGTCGTCGCCAGTCGAACTGGGATCTTCGTCAGTTTCAGGTGCCTGCCGTGGCTGGCAAGTGGCGCTTTCATGACTTTGATCTGCCGCTGCCGTTAATGCGCGCGATTCATGCCCAAGGGTTTGAATACTGCACGCCTATTCAGGCAGAGGCGCTGCGCCACACGTTGTTGGGCGGTGATATCGTCGGCAAGGCACAAACCGGTACGGGCAAAACCGCTGCGTTTTTGATCTCAGCGCTGGCCTATTTCCTGGAAGAGCCAACCCCGGACGGCCAGAAGCCAGGGGCGCCGCGGGCGCTGATTATTGCCCCTACCCGCGAGTTGGCACTGCAGATCGAGAAAGATGCCAAGGCCCTTGCCCGCTTTACCAAGCTCAACGTGGCAAGCGTTGTGGGCGGGATGGACTATCAAAAGCAGCGCGATAGTCTAGGCAAAAAAATCGATCTCCTAGTCGCGACTCCTGGGCGGCTACTCGATTTTCACCAGAAGCGTGATATCGACCTTTCCGAAGTGGAAGTGCTGGTGCTGGATGAAGCCGATCGTATGCTGTCGATGGGCTTTATTCCCGACGTGAAGCGGATCATCCGCTACACGCCCAAGAAAGAAGAGCGTCAGACGTTTCTTTTCTCGGCGACGTTCACCGAGGATATTCTCAACCTGGCCAGTCAATGGACGATGGACCCGGCCCACGTTGAGATCGAAGTGACCGTGGAGAACCAGGCCGATATCGACCAGCGGGTTTATATGGTTTCTGACGATGACAAGCAGCGTCTGCTGGTCAAGCTGTTGGAGCAGGAAAGCTTCGAGCGTGTGATGGTGTTTGGCAATCGCCGCGATCTGGTGCGCAAACTTGACGACCTGCTTAAAAAGGCCGGCGTGAGTGCCGCCATGCTGTCTGGTGATGTGCCGCAGAACCAACGCATCAAAACCCTTGAGAGCTTCCGTGAAGGCGATATTCAAGTGCTTGTCGCCACCGATGTAGCGGGCCGCGGCATTCATATTGAAGACGTCAGCCACGTCATCAATTACACGCTGCCTGAAGATCCGGAAGACTATGTCCACCGTATTGGGCGTACTGGCCGGGCTGGTGCAAAAGGCGTTTCAATTAGCTTTGTGGGTGAAGAAGATGCTTTCTCCCTGCCGGAGATTGAGCGCTATATCAACGACAAGCTTCCCTGCGAACACCCGCCGGAAGGTATGCTCTAA
- the xthA gene encoding exodeoxyribonuclease III produces the protein MRLVSFNINGIRARLHQLQALIDTQKPDIIGLQETKVQDSEFPLADVEAMGYHVFYYGQKGHYGVAMLCRQKPQAVFYGFPDDEEDAQRRMIGVKLLTEDGDPVTVWNGYFPQGENVTHPTKFPHKTRFYQQLARLLSEQHHPDERVAVMGDFNISPEDQDIGIGEANRKRWLREGKTSFQPIERKWLEGIKAWGLHDSYRLCYPADAEWFSWFDYRSKGFDREPKRGLRIDYILVTQPLADCVTAAGIDYALRGMQRPSDHAPTWSDFSLTLASSD, from the coding sequence ATGCGCCTTGTTTCATTCAACATTAATGGCATTCGAGCGCGGCTTCATCAGCTACAGGCTCTTATTGATACACAAAAGCCCGATATTATCGGGCTTCAAGAGACCAAAGTACAAGATAGTGAGTTTCCACTCGCCGATGTAGAGGCCATGGGTTACCACGTTTTCTACTACGGGCAGAAAGGACACTATGGCGTCGCGATGCTTTGCCGCCAAAAGCCCCAAGCGGTATTTTACGGTTTCCCAGACGATGAGGAAGACGCTCAGCGTCGCATGATTGGCGTCAAGCTATTGACCGAGGACGGCGATCCCGTCACCGTTTGGAACGGCTATTTCCCCCAAGGGGAAAATGTTACCCATCCCACTAAGTTCCCCCACAAAACGCGCTTTTACCAGCAGTTGGCGCGCCTGCTTAGCGAGCAGCACCACCCTGATGAGCGGGTTGCCGTAATGGGCGACTTCAACATCTCGCCGGAAGACCAGGATATTGGCATCGGTGAAGCCAATCGCAAGCGCTGGCTGCGCGAGGGTAAAACCAGCTTCCAGCCCATCGAGCGGAAGTGGCTTGAAGGCATTAAAGCCTGGGGATTGCATGATAGCTACCGGCTTTGTTATCCAGCGGACGCCGAGTGGTTTAGCTGGTTTGATTATCGCTCCAAAGGCTTTGACCGCGAGCCCAAACGCGGACTACGCATCGACTATATTCTGGTGACCCAGCCGCTGGCCGACTGCGTCACTGCCGCCGGGATCGACTATGCGCTGCGCGGTATGCAACGCCCGTCTGATCACGCACCCACTTGGAGCGACTTTTCACTCACGCTGGCGTCTTCCGATTAG